A window of Polyangiaceae bacterium genomic DNA:
AGTTTTGGCCGCCTAGCGGTTGGCTCGAGAGTGGGGGGCGCTCGAGAGCCAGAGGAGTCCGATGCCGAAGCCCGAAAATGGTCCAGCGTTTCCCCGTCGTCCAAAGGTCGCGTTCGTAGGCACCGGTGGTGCAGCGCGGGGCATCGCTCACTTGGGTGTTCTGCGTGCCTGTGAAGAGCTGGGGATTGCCCCA
This region includes:
- a CDS encoding patatin-like phospholipase family protein — its product is MPKPENGPAFPRRPKVAFVGTGGAARGIAHLGVLRACEELGIAP